A single region of the Glycine max cultivar Williams 82 chromosome 20, Glycine_max_v4.0, whole genome shotgun sequence genome encodes:
- the LOC100797818 gene encoding uncharacterized protein: MGLEENVAKTSTTKDDASQMLTLCTHAFYDLTHVSPVVFLFLLKKCYYYGTCKATAKFRALQHQVHLVLHNDPKPGPATFIVQCMYVSPLFEDHSQGFTHLIISALRRFLKRSTITTEDSLEVKDLVAHLLVDIIRGQIHHDEKIVMKLLEIFDVKLTNVEKAMCQIKEKHELSYGTANEFVEQYIVELVKSQFYMTAVTLIEQFSIHQYGQSFLLDMIQSNQFKAAEKWATFMGKPMLSTLVEEFIERNMLKNAYEIIKKNNLKQDFPDVYKRCKESSLKNLAEKGCWDVAEARTNNDRQLMEYLVYLALEAGYMEKVDELCDRYCLDRFLDIKVPETSNLQGRYLHLDELLVDSIIWVDEVEGLLDATRHIKGFKVIGLDCEWKPNYVKGSKPNKVSIMQIASEKMVFIFDLIKLHKEVPDILDDCLSCILLSPRILKLGYNFQCDAKQLAYSYEELRCFKNYEMLLDIQNVFKEPRGGLAGLAEKILGASLNKTRRNSNWEQRPLTPNQLEYAALDAVVLVHIFHHLPGQGHDKSEWKSCIVSHTENAKKFKKCVPKVVDTDMETSKH; this comes from the exons ATGGGTTTGGAGGAGAATGTAGCTAAGACAAGCACCACCAAGGACGATGCTAGCCAAATGTTGACCTTATGCACACATGCTTTCTATGATTTAACTCATGTCTCCCCGGTGGTATTTCTGTTCCTGCTGAAAAAATGTTATTACTATG GCACCTGTAAGGCAACAGCAAAATTCCGAGCCCTTCAACATCAAGTACATCTTGTTCTCCATAATGATCCAAAACCCGGACCAGCAACTTTTATTGTTCAGTGCATGTATGTCTCTCCATTATTTGAAGATCACAGTCAAGGATTTACTCATCTGATAATATCAGCTCTTCGCCGATTCCTGAAAAGATCAACAATCACTACAGAAGACTCATTGGAAGTGAAAGACCTGGTTGCCCATCTACTTGTAGATATTATTAGGGGCCAGATCCATCATGATGAAAAGATAGTCATGAAGCTACTCGAgatttttgatgtaaaactaacAAATGTTGAAAAAGCAATGTGTCAAATTAAGGAAAAACACGAATTAAGTTATGGCACAGCAAACGAATTTGTTGAACAGTATATTGTTGAATTGGTAAAATCCCAGTTCTACATGACAGCTGTCACTTTAATAGAGCAATTCTCTATCCACCAGTATGGCCAGTCTTTTCTCCTTGATATGATACAGAGTAATCAATTCAAAGCAGCAGAGAAGTGGGCAACATTTATGGGGAAACCAATGTTATCCACACTTGTAGAGGAGTTCATTGAGAGGAACATGCTAAAGAATGCCTATgagattataaagaaaaataatctaAAGCAGGATTTTCCAGATGTATACAAAAGGTGTAAAGAAAG CTCACTAAAAAACTTGGCAGAAAAAGGATGTTGGGATGTTGCTGAGGCAAGAACAAACAATGATAGACAGCTTATGGAATATCTG GTTTACTTGGCACTGGAAGCTGGTTACATGGAGAAAGTTGATGAACTGTGTGATCGGTACTGCCTAGACAGGTTTTTGGACATCAAAG TACCTGAAACAAGTAATCTGCAAGGGCGTTATTTACATCTTGATGAATTATTGGTTGATAGCATCATTTGGGTTGATGAAGTTGAAGGTTTGCTTGATGCAACAAGGCATATTAAGGGTTTTAAAGTTATAGGTCTTGATTGTGAATGGAAACCCAATTACGTAAAAGGCAGCAAACCCAACAAG GTTTCTATCATGCAAATTGCTTCTGAAAAGATGGTTTTTATCTTTGATCTGATAAAGTTACACAAAGAAGTGCCTGACATTTTAGATGATTGTCTATCTTGCATTTTGCTGTCACCTAGAATTCTAAAACTTG GCTATAATTTCCAATGCGATGCAAAGCAACTTGCTTATTCATATGAAGAGTTGAGATGTTTCAAAAACTATGAAATGTTGCTGGACATCCAGAATGTTTTTAAAGAACCTCGGGGTGGTTTGGCTGGACTTGCAGAG AAAATACTGGGAGCTAGTTTAAACAAGACAAGACGAAACAGCAATTGGGAGCAACGGCCTTTAACTCCAAATCAA TTAGAATACGCTGCTCTGGATGCTGTTGTACTTGTTCACATATTCCACCATCTTCCTGGTCAAGGACATGATAAATCTGAGTGGAAGTCTTGCATC GTGTCCCACACCGAAAACgccaagaaattcaagaaatgTGTACCAAAGGTTGTAGACACTGACATGGAGACCAGCAAGCATTGA
- the LOC100797988 gene encoding uncharacterized protein gives MEIQKKRFKGSFLSFFDWNGKSQKKLLCDRPNLPDVSKQGKENMDSMPKSQDNRIKMDNNRVNPSNNASCDIDCAISINSDEGCGAKVPGLVARLMGLDSLPVSTVSGLSSSSTSLYGSNSLGSSHSPDDDVLHSMVDCCCPVDPINMRLKPEKSSWAAMQSRAQKVGNPAMKRFQTEMLPPKSVKPIPVTHNKLLSPIKSPGYTQPKHAAHVMEAAAKIIEASSQPCRRNRMSSSGSSSVPLRILDLKEKLEAAQYEFKFMDTHTANPLNGKPSERRNNLYKSSSSFKGSRDSVKNSSCQLASKGKSASLAMPSKTNAQSRDELTLNGNRRYMRQNKQNDVKSNQFPRSQKKQIVDRARVMQQRACTGQSSNVLGKNNQKQNSVTNKGGSASKVDSNKPTQTWSSESSTGAKKTTKKVVVNANIEPKRFGTRITDTIKEFPVSKRKGIFQKKNYSSSDVHNEARGSNSAANTYENKSVKCNITTDRSIDQDAFSMKGSNGVISFTFTSPLRRNMPELQSSTEQVMGTRNEIEVNSCNSDKLYPQKSSFSPPRLHVIDGDALSVLLEKKLQELTSRINPPQCSLTTEGSSTGLRSSLEDKCQSVLSTTVREQDRIFRNKLDSMHDNCSSSDIMMLSMNQQLQTSESMEEPSCSSNSESQNGSYLHSAYGSTIYSSMQDEEVSNFSPMNESLSLENKAEWSEQSSSIVMGDNMASEQLSLMSNSAEYTRSARNMELEYVKDIFSNAELMAEEFVVGETDKIIMENLFDKLENEGLGAENYEEYSKIERKIIFDTVSECLELRCKQVFVGSCKAWPKWVASVQRKKCLAEEFYKEMLSFRNMEDGVEVDELVSKDMSTGWGRWLDFDIEACEEGSELEFDIVTCLINELVSDLLYV, from the exons ATGGAGATCCAGAAAAAACGTTTCAAGGGAAGCTTCCTTAGCTTCTTTGACTGGAATGGCAAATCACAAAAGAAGCTGCTTTGTGACAGGCCTAACTTACCTG ATGTTTCAAAGCAAGGGAAGGAAAACATGGACAGCATGCCAAAGTCACAGGACAATAGG ataaaaatggataacAATAGAGTAAATCCTAGCAATAATGCAAGTTGTGATATTGATTGTGCCATATCAATTAATAGTGATGAAGGGTGTGGGGCTAAAGTCCCAGGGTTAGTAGCCAGACTTATGGGTTTGGATTCATTGCCAGTTTCAACTGTCTCTGGGCTCTCCTCCTCATCCACTTCATTATATGGCTCCAACTCTCTTGGATCTTCTCATTCTCCTGACGATGATGTTCTTCACTCAATGGTTGACTGCTGTTGCCCTGTGGATCCCATAAATATGCGACTTAAGCCAGAGAAATCTTCTTGGGCTGCCATGCAATCAAGGGCTCAGAAAGTGGGAAACCCGGCCATGAAGAGATTTCAGACTGAAATGTTGCCTCCAAAGTCTGTTAAACCCATTCCAGTTACTCACAACAAACTTTTGTCTCCTATCAAGAGCCCTGGTTATACGCAACCTAAGCATGCAGCTCATGTAATGGAGGCAGCTGCCAAAATAATTGAGGCAAGTTCCCAGCCATGTAGGAGGAATAGAATGTCTTCATCTGGATCTTCATCTGTTCCCTTAAGAATTCTTGATCTGAAAGAGAAATTGGAAGCTGCACAATATGAATTCAAATTCAtggatacgcacactgctaacCCTCTGAATGGCAAACCTAGTGAGAGGagaaacaatttatataaatccTCTTCAAGTTTCAAAGGTTCAAGGGATTCAGTAAAGAACAGTTCTTGTCAGTTGGCAAGCAAAGGAAAATCTGCTTCCCTTGCAATGCCATCTAAAACCAATGCTCAGAGCCGTGATGAATTGACTTTGAATGGTAATAGGAGATATATGAGGCAGAACAAACAGAATGATGTAAAATCAAACCAGTTTCCCAGGAGCCAGAAGAAACAAATTGTAGACCGGGCCAGGGTCATGCAGCAGAGAGCTTGTACAGGCCAGAGTAGCAATGTGCTTGGGAAGAATAACCAAAAGCAGAATAGTGTAACCAACAAAGGTGGTTCAGCTTCAAAAGTGGACTCCAATAAGCCAACACAAACTTGGTCTTCAGAAAGTTCTACCGGCGCCAAGAAGACTACAAAAAAGGTTGTTGTAAATGCCAACATTGAGCCCAAAAGGTTTGGCACAAGGATCACTGATACCATAAAGGAGTTTCCTGTTTCCAAAAGGAAGGGtattttccaaaagaaaaactatAGTAGTAGCGATGTTCACAATGAGGCAAGAGGTTCTAATAGTGCAGCTAATACTTATGAAAACAAGTCCGTAAAATGCAATATTACAACTGATAGAAGTATTGACCAGGATGCATTTAGCATGAAAGGGAGCAATGGTGTGatttcatttacatttacatCTCCCTTGAGAAGAAACATGCCCGAGTTGCAGTCCTCTACTGAGCAAGTGATGGGAACAAGGAACGAAATTGAGGTCAATTCTTGTAATAGTGATAAGCTTTATCCCCAAaagtcatcattttctcctccCAGGTTACATGTAATAGATGGTGATGCTTTAAGTGTTCTTTTGGAGAAAAAGCTGCAAGAATTGACATCTAGAATTAACCCACCTCAGTGCTCCCTCACGACAGAAGGGTCTTCTACTGGTTTAAGATCTAGTTTGGAAGACAAATGTCAAAGTGTGTTAAGCACCACAGTAAGGGAACAAGACAGAATCTTTCGCAATAAATTGGACAGCATGCATGATAATTGTTCTTCAAGTGATATTATGATGCTTAGCATGAATCAGCAACTGCAG ACATCAGAATCAATGGAAGAGCCTAGCTGTAGCAGCAACAGTGAAAGCCAAAATGGAAGTTACTTACATAGTGCATATG GCAGCACAATTTATTCTTCCATGCAAGATGAGGAGGTATCTAATTTTTCTCCAATGAATGAATCTCTGTCACTCGAAAACAAGGCAGAATGGTCTGAGCAAAGCTCTTCCATAGTGATGGGGGATAACATGGCCAGTGAGCAGTTAAGTTTAATGTCAAATTCGGCCGAATATACAAGATCAGCAAGGAACATGGAGCTTGAATATGTAAAGGATATATTCAGCAATGCAGAGTTGATGGCAGAAGAATTTGTGGTGGGTGAAACAGACAAGATCATAATGGAAAATCTCTTTGATAAGTTGGAGAATGAAGGCCTTGGGGCAGAAAACTATGAAGAGTACTCTAAGATTGAGAGGAAGATTATATTTGACACTGTGAGCGAGTGCCTTGAATTAAGATGTAAACAAGTTTTTGTTGGAAGCTGCAAAGCATGGCCTAAATGGGTGGCTTCAGTTCAGAGGAAGAAGTGTTTAGCAGAAGAGTTTTACAAGGAAATGCTGAGCTTTAGAAATATGGAAGATGGGGTAGAGGTGGATGAACTTGTCAGCAAGGACATGAGCACTGGATGGGGTAGATGGCTTGACTTTGACATTGAAGCCTGTGAGGAGGGTTCAGAACTTGAATTTGATATTGTAACATGTTTGATTAACGAATTGGTTTCTGATTTGTTGTACGTTTAA